A DNA window from Lachancea thermotolerans CBS 6340 chromosome G complete sequence contains the following coding sequences:
- a CDS encoding KLTH0G01166p (weakly similar to uniprot|P53075 Saccharomyces cerevisiae YGL228W SHE10 Putative glycosylphosphatidylinositol (GPI)-anchored protein of unknown function overexpression causes growth arrest) — protein MRRVRGVGNLLVTILVVLIGFKQARKYCESNEAEFCRLTSLSRASPWWNEHIDPYWDSYVSPCVTKIHDYEHKLDEWAAPRIDRAYYQVQDIVETKVVPVTYKWYKTVQFKTQVYYNGHFVPFLGHARILAKQWLASEGFFQRLYLHVQQGLFCLRNWSLWVWNGSLEAFNEIHSWSGHALQEISNKFSVTENQSGEPVTDEDPSDTDESKYYDAEYFEGEQGDYNEDDETVYLTSTIIETVTLSDEKQLDKSTSAANGDDGSSLDVPLRDLVQDEFQAWSNTVEQKASNTLTQFDSEVEELVEAKLSKAQPNITGLLQGISESFQSHYRIINRAILDVDCTMELDPETGEQLYFNKDGTQLRKYVTRPLMREFFSSAHAHVDERLEMVRARLEKFVAAVNKEVEQVRQEHLEVYEEWGDVMVSEWSKRMAYVDVVAAMGAEDMNQQQHDNWKRFLKLKKQVVNTRDLLMQHPAKLERLQKFLNDIQFTLMALQRDAGEYLFILRSQANIAFQTREKLEREREEEERRKLEQERQIQEQKEREQQELAENEARAARERLALEQGQGQEQLEQNSDEAFFSMEDITATPLGADDNTDYENALDDADSQLSESGDSEDNFYDSYEGDEEDASRELERLERESAERETLDRLELGQRQKLQEEQHRDELHHSSQAN, from the coding sequence ATGCGAAGAGTGAGAGGAGTCGGGAACCTGCTTGTGACAATTTTGGTTGTTTTGATTGGCTTCAAGCAAGCAAGGAAATACTGTGAGTCCAACGAAGCAGAATTTTGTAGGCTTACTTCTCTGTCGCGGGCCAGCCCTTGGTGGAATGAGCATATTGACCCTTACTGGGACAGCTATGTGAGTCCGTGCGTGACAAAGATCCACGACTATGAGCACAAACTCGATGAATGGGCAGCTCCCCGTATAGATCGCGCATACTATCAGGTCCAAGATATCGTAGAGACTAAAGTGGTCCCAGTTACGTACAAGTGGTACAAAACCGTCCAGTTCAAGACGCAGGTTTACTACAACGGCCATTTTGTTCCCTTCCTCGGGCATGCGCGAATTTTGGCCAAGCAATGGCTTGCATCCGAAGGCTTTTTCCAGCGGCTGTATCTGCATGTCCAGCAAGGCCTTTTCTGCTTGAGAAACTGGTCGCTTTGGGTCTGGAATGGCTCCTTGGAGGCATTCAACGAAATTCACTCATGGAGCGGCCATGCTTTACAAGAAATTTCGAACAAATTCTCGGTCACTGAGAACCAAAGCGGCGAACCTGTCACAGACGAGGACCCTAGCGACACCGACGAGTCAAAATATTATGATGCCGAATATTTTGAGGGAGAACAGGGTGACTATaacgaagacgacgaaaCAGTGTACTTGACTTCAACTATTATCGAAACTGTTACTCTATCGGACGAGAAGCAGCTTGACAAGTCAACTTCTGCAGCGAACGGCGATGATGGATCATCATTGGATGTTCCTCTCAGAGATCTTGTCCAGGACGAATTCCAAGCATGGTCTAACACTGTGGAGCAAAAAGCATCAAACACCCTAACTCAGTTCGATTCGGaggtcgaagagcttgttgaggCAAAACTGAGCAAAGCGCAGCCTAACATAACTGGTTTACTGCAAGGGATTTCcgaaagctttcaaagccattACCGCATCATTAATCGGGCAATCTTAGACGTTGATTGTACTATGGAGCTTGATCCTGAAACGGGAGAGCAGCTTTACTTTAACAAGGACGGCACTCAGCTACGCAAGTATGTGACGAGGCCTTTGATGCGCGAATTCTTTTCCAGTGCGCATGCGCATGTTGACGAGAGACTTGAAATGGTGCGCGCGAGGCTGGAGAAATTCGTCGCTGCCGTAAACAAGGAAGTTGAACAGGTTAGACAAGAACATTTGGAAGTTTACGAAGAATGGGGGGACGTAATGGTGAGCGAGTGGTCAAAACGTATGGCTTATGTTGATGTGGTGGCTGCAATGGGTGCGGAAGACATGaatcaacaacaacacgACAATTGGAAgaggttcttgaaactcaagaaGCAGGTTGTTAACACTCGCGATCTTCTCATGCAGCATCCGgcgaagcttgaaagacttcaaaaattcctTAATGACATTCAGTTCACTCTGATGGCCCTCCAGCGTGACGCTGGCGAATACcttttcattttgagaagccaaGCAAACATAGCTTTCCAGACACGCGAGAAGCTTGAACGGGAAcgcgaagaagaggagcgCAGAAAGCTGGAGCAAGAGCGTCAGATACAAGAGCAGAAAGAGCGCGAGCAACAGGAGCTTGCCGAGAACGAAGCTCGTGCAGCGCGCGAACGTCTTGCATTGGAGCAAGGACAGGGGCAAGAACAGTTGGAGCAAAATTCTGAcgaagctttcttctcaatGGAAGATATCACTGCAACACCCCTGGGAGCCGATGATAATACAGACTACGAAAACGCCCTTGACGACGCTGATAGCCAACTTTCTGAGAGCGGAGATAGTGAGGACAATTTCTACGATAGTTACGAGGgtgacgaagaagatgcgAGTCGTGAGCTCGAGCGCCTCGAGCGTGAAAGTGCTGAGCGTGAAACTCTCGATCGCTTGGAGCTTGGGCAGCGCCAGAAATTACAGGAGGAACAACATCGAGACGAGCTCCATCATTCATCCCAAGCCAACTAA
- the SAH1 gene encoding adenosylhomocysteinase (highly similar to uniprot|P39954 Saccharomyces cerevisiae YER043C SAH1 S-adenosyl-L-homocysteine hydrolase catabolizes S-adenosyl-L-homocysteine which is formed after donation of the activated methyl group of S-adenosyl-L-methionine (AdoMet) to an acceptor), whose amino-acid sequence MSSPAQNCKVADISLAAFGRKEIELAEHEMPGLMAIRAAYADAQPLKGARIAGCLHMTIQTAVLIETLVALGAEVTWSSCNIYSTQDHAAAAIAAAGVPVFAWKGETEEEYLWCIEQQLFAFKDNKKLNLILDDGGDLTTLVHEKHPEMLKDCFGLSEETTTGVHHLYRMVKDAKLKVPAINVNDSVTKSKFDNLYGCRESLIDGIKRATDVMLAGKVSVVAGYGDVGKGCAAALRGMGARVIVTEIDPINALQAAMEGYQVCPMEEAASIGQVFVTTTGCRDIITSEHFLAMPEDAIVCNIGHFDIEIDVAWLKANAKECVNIKPQVDRYLLSSGKHIILLADGRLVNLGCATGHSSFVMSCSFSNQVLAQIALFKAHDNEFRQKYIEFQKTGPFEIGVHVLPKILDEAVAKFHLDKLGVRLTQLSNVQSEYLGIPSEGPYKADHYRY is encoded by the coding sequence ATGTCTTCCCCAGCCCAAAACTGTAAAGTCGCCGACATTTCCCTGGCTGCCTTCGGCAGAAAGGAAATCGAGCTGGCTGAACACGAAATGCCAGGTTTGATGGCCATCAGAGCCGCTTACGCTGACGCTCAACCTTTGAAGGGTGCCCGTATTGCTGGCTGTCTGCACATGACTATCCAGACTGCTGTTTTGATCGAGACCTTGGTCGCCCTTGGCGCTGAGGTTACCTGGTCTTCATGTAACATTTACTCCACTCAGGACcacgctgctgctgctatCGCTGCTGCCGGTGTCCCTGTTTTCGCCTGGAAGGGTGAGACCGAGGAGGAGTACCTGTGGTGTATCGAGCAGCAATTGTTTGCTTTCAAGGacaacaagaagttgaacttGATCTTGGACGACGGTGGTGACTTGACTACCTTGGTTCATGAGAAGCACCCTGAAATGTTGAAGGACTGCTTCGGTTTGTCTGAGGAGACCACTACTGGTGTTCACCACTTGTACAGAATGGTCAAGGACGCTAAGCTAAAGGTCCCAGCCATCAATGTTAACGACTCCGTCACCAAGTCTAAGTTCGACAACTTGTACGGTTGCAGAGAGTCTTTGATCGATGGTATCAAGAGAGCCACCGACGTTATGTTGGCCGGTAAGGTCTCCGTTGTTGCTGGTTACGGTGACGTCGGCAAGGGTTGTGCCGCTGCCTTGAGAGGCATGGGTGCTCGTGTCATTGTCACCGAAATTGACCCTATCAACGCTTTGCAAGCCGCTATGGAGGGCTACCAGGTATGCCCAATGGAGGAGGCTGCTTCGATCGGTCAGGTCTTCGTTACCACTACCGGTTGCAGAGACATCATCACTTCCGAGCACTTCTTGGCCATGCCAGAGGATGCCATTGTTTGCAACATCGGTCACTTCGACATTGAGATTGACGTCGCTTGGTTGAAGGCCAATGCTAAGGAGTGTGTCAACATTAAACCTCAGGTTGACCGTTACTTGCTATCTTCTGGTAAGCACATCATCTTGCTTGCCGATGGTAGACTAGTCAACTTGGGTTGTGCTACCGGTCACTCTTCCTTCGTTATGTCGTGCTCCTTCTCGAACCAAGTTCTAGCTCAGATCGCTTTGTTCAAGGCTCACGACAACGAGTTCAGACAAAAGTACATCGAATTCCAGAAGACTGGTCCATTCGAAATCGGCGTCCACGTTCTACCAAAGATCTTGGACGAGGCTGTCGCTAAGTTCCATTTGGACAAGTTGGGCGTGCGTTTGACCCAGCTTTCTAACGTCCAGTCCGAGTACTTGGGTATCCCAAGTGAGGGTCCTTACAAGGCTGACCACTACAGATACTAA
- a CDS encoding SAPS family protein (similar to uniprot|P43612 Saccharomyces cerevisiae YFR040W), translating into MSFWPFGQSEHSNINRLLEEYFQVLHSVEKHNENGAETQATREEEGGTPHDPGPAQEALEKCLDGIPSIQMLNNSFIDGILEESELLNELTRQNNTLLDFICFGYFYTADGVKVQNIEYLIDQLIECVGHIDANEFDAATSGSGRSSRGSLHEFDDDDCISGSASPDNSPRPQQTYLNKATIISEIFALDIWLISESLVKNSSYLNKIWSIIYHPNFPSEKSPLIPIFLKINQNLLSTRQDQYLNFIRSKPTLVDDLLKHIQISVLMDLLLKIISTDKQESPTGIIELVHEQRLTRKLLCYLDNDKHEPDIQACAADVLKAIIAISANAPLDDMSIGPNSLTRDLASEECIDHLLDAIINKRSNALINAVSIVIELIRKNNSDYDQVNLLSTTLSSHPPSMRDPIYLGVMLRKFTEKLTYVFQILVDIERNNSAKVLENQLGEKYKPLGFERFKVVELIAELLHCSNMGLLNSKKAERIVSERNKAREMVAKSLQDALADLDVQDNDNTHSAESRSDAYDEDVDESFEIPYVNPKQNSKLRENPTIGDRFKISLYDNQILPRIIYLFLKYPWNNFWHNVVFDIIQQLFNGRMDFSYNSFLVYSLFNNGSASEFMPRDSRVDICDFQITRDLILKGYKDSYAFYEKHNTALGFMGHLVLIAEEIVKFSKVYKVELISPKIQAAFQDEEWIFYSEDVLNDTRIMYSKILGGNDYLEEENGYEANGDNFNNDSNRNENPELGGSLINVGNLDQDQSANPSNFPTTSDLHNKLRKKLIDRSREDVDRRNEENGVIILGMAPEDN; encoded by the coding sequence ATGTCATTCTGGCCTTTCGGGCAGAGCGAGCACTCTAATATCAATAGGCTTCTGGAAGAATACTTCCAGGTGCTGCATTCAGTGGAGAAACACAATGAAAACGGGGCGGAGACACAAGCGACAAGGGAGGAAGAAGGCGGCACGCCGCACGACCCAGGACCAGCACAGGAGGCGTTGGAGAAATGTTTAGATGGTATACCGAGCATACAGATGCTAAACAACTCATTCATTGATGGAATCCTCGAGGAAAGCGAGCTACTAAATGAGCTGACACGCCAAAACAATACACTTCTGGACTTTATATGCTTCGGCTACTTTTACACCGCAGATGGCGTCAAGGTGCAGAACATTGAATATTTGATCGACCAGTTGATAGAGTGTGTCGGTCACATAGACGCAAACGAGTTTGATGCTGCCACTTCAGGGAGTGGCCGTTCTTCTCGAGGCTCGTTGCACGAATTCGACGACGATGATTGTATTAGCGGCTCAGCTTCGCCAGACAACTCGCCCAGACCACAGCAAACATACTTGAACAAGGCTACTATCATATCAGAAATATTCGCTCTCGACATCTGGCTAATTTCAGAATCCTTagtcaaaaacagcagctaTCTGAACAAAATATGGTCCATCATTTACCACCCAAACTTTCCATCGGAAAAATCACCGTTAATTCCAatttttctcaaaatcaatcaaAACCTGCTTTCTACCCGGCAGGACCAGTATCTCAACTTCATTAGATCTAAACCAACGCTAGTCGATGACCTGCTCAAGCACATACAAATTTCTGTTCTAATGgatctgcttttgaagattaTATCGACTGATAAACAAGAATCACCAACTGGTATCATTGAGCTCGTCCACGAGCAGCGGCTCACTCGCAAACTTTTGTGTTACCTGGATAACGATAAACATGAGCCGGATATCCAGGCATGCGCTGCAGACGTGCTTAAAGCGATCATTGCAATATCGGCTAATGCGCCTCTGGACGATATGTCAATCGGGCCCAATTCCTTAACCAGGGATTTAGCATCCGAAGAATGCATTGACCATTTGTTGGATGCGATAATAAACAAGAGAAGCAACGCACTGATAAACGCCGTATCTATCGTAATAGAGCTGATACGAAAGAACAACTCCGACTACGACCAAGTCAACCTACTGTCGACGACCTTGAGCTCTCATCCACCTTCTATGAGGGATCCCATATATTTGGGGGTGATGTTAAGAAAGTTCACCGAAAAACTAACCTatgtttttcaaatacttgTCGACATCGAGCGAAACAATTCGGCGAAAGTACTTGAAAACCAGCTTGGCGAGAAGTACAAGCCCTTGGGATTTGAACGTTTCAAAGTCGTTGAGCTGATTGCTGAGCTTCTGCATTGTTCAAATATGGGCCTGCTTAACTCAAAAAAGGCGGAACGCATTGTTAGCGAGCGCAACAAGGCCAGAGAAATGGTCGCTAAGAGTCTACAGGATGCGTTGGCCGATCTCGATGTGCAAGATAATGATAATACCCACTCTGCTGAAAGCCGCAGCGACGCttatgatgaagatgttgatgaaTCATTTGAAATCCCTTATGTCAACCCAAaacaaaattcaaaattGAGGGAAAATCCAACGATAGGGGATCGGTTCAAGATCAGCCTCTATGATAATCAGATCCTTCCCCGGATCATATATTTATTCTTGAAATATCCGTGGAATAATTTTTGGCATAATGTGGTGTTCGATATTATCCAACAACTGTTCAATGGAAGAATGGACTTTTCGTACAATTCGTTTTTGGTCTACTCTCTTTTTAATAATGGGTCAGCGAGCGAGTTTATGCCGCGGGATTCGCGTGTGGATATTTGCGACTTTCAAATCACGCGCGACCTGATATTGAAGGGATACAAAGACTCATATGCTTTTTATGAGAAGCACAATACAGCGTTAGGTTTTATGGGCCACCTTGTGTTAATTGCTGAAGAGATTGTGAAATTTTCCAAGGTTTACAAAGTTGAACTCATATCACCTAAAATACAGGCAGCATTCCAAGATGAAGAATGGATATTTTATTCGGAAGATGTCTTGAACGACACCAGAATCATGTATTCTAAGATCTTAGGAGGCAATGAttatcttgaagaagaaaacggATACGAAGCCAATGGCGACAACTTCAATAATGATAGTAACAGAAATGAAAATCCTGAGCTGGGAGGGTCATTGATAAATGTTGGTAATCTGGACCAGGACCAGTCCGCAAATCCTTCTAACTTTCCAACTACTAGTGACTTACACAACAAGCTAAGGAAGAAATTGATAGACCGGTCACGAGAAGATGTTGATCGGcgaaatgaagaaaacggCGTAATCATTTTAGGAATGGCGCCAGAGGATAATTGA